One region of Chryseobacterium sp. C-71 genomic DNA includes:
- a CDS encoding L-histidine N(alpha)-methyltransferase codes for MNSQVETEFQTQNDSKETFLADVLEGLKSSPKKLHSKYFYDEAGDRLFQQIMDMPEYYLTNCELDIFKNKTEILAKSILIDNEPFDLIELGAGDAMKSSFLLEHLTQKNIDFTYMPIDISGHILDELSEKFSRDLPGLEVITLEGDYFNMLDKAMTISQRRKVVLFLGGNIGNMDLEESYHFCRELRRKLNRGDILLVGFDLKKNPHTILNAYNDEAGITSSFNLNLLIRMNRELEADFDVLNYQHYQTYDPISGACKSYLVSLAEQNVHIGNQVFRFEENELIDMEISQKFSLEDITKLARDSKFHIINEIADSKRWFVDSIWQVL; via the coding sequence ATGAATTCACAGGTGGAAACAGAGTTTCAGACACAAAATGACTCCAAGGAAACTTTTCTGGCAGACGTTCTCGAAGGCTTGAAAAGCAGTCCGAAAAAATTACATTCAAAATATTTTTACGACGAGGCAGGTGACAGACTTTTTCAGCAGATTATGGATATGCCGGAATATTATCTCACCAATTGCGAGCTGGATATCTTCAAAAATAAAACTGAGATATTGGCAAAAAGCATCCTGATCGATAATGAACCTTTCGATTTGATAGAATTGGGAGCTGGCGATGCAATGAAGTCCAGTTTTCTGCTAGAACATCTGACCCAAAAAAATATCGATTTCACTTATATGCCGATTGACATTTCCGGCCATATCTTGGATGAATTGAGTGAAAAGTTCAGCAGAGATTTGCCCGGATTGGAAGTCATCACTTTGGAAGGCGACTATTTTAATATGCTCGACAAGGCAATGACCATCTCGCAAAGAAGAAAAGTGGTTCTTTTTTTAGGAGGAAATATTGGTAATATGGACTTAGAAGAATCTTATCATTTCTGCAGAGAACTCAGAAGAAAGCTCAATCGTGGCGATATTCTTCTGGTTGGTTTTGACCTTAAAAAAAATCCGCATACTATTCTCAATGCCTACAATGATGAAGCAGGAATCACTTCATCGTTTAACCTGAATCTTCTCATCAGAATGAACCGCGAACTGGAAGCCGATTTCGATGTTTTGAATTACCAACATTACCAAACCTACGACCCAATATCAGGCGCTTGCAAAAGTTATCTTGTAAGTCTTGCCGAGCAAAATGTACACATTGGAAACCAAGTTTTCCGGTTTGAAGAAAATGAATTGATTGATATGGAAATCTCACAAAAATTTTCTCTCGAAGATATCACCAAACTTGCACGGGATTCCAAATTTCACATCATTAATGAGATTGCCGACTCCAAAAGATGGTTTGTAGATTCTATTTGGCAAGTATTATAA
- a CDS encoding Crp/Fnr family transcriptional regulator, which yields MDKLIEYILHFGNLNQQQIDFIKSKATELELKKDDYFSEAGKIPKYIGFVLEGVFRFCYYNNKGEEITYYFISENSFVSDQQKFDAQAAATDYIQAVTDCKMLVFSKKDWDEILNTILDWDKISAKITHKCLTEAMDRRSPLVSEDGTTRYLSFLEKYPMLINRIPLSLVASYLGVTQQSLSRIRKNIR from the coding sequence ATGGATAAATTAATTGAATATATACTGCATTTTGGCAATTTGAACCAACAGCAAATTGACTTTATCAAAAGCAAGGCAACGGAATTGGAACTGAAAAAAGATGATTATTTTTCCGAAGCAGGAAAAATTCCAAAATACATTGGTTTTGTTTTGGAAGGCGTTTTTCGTTTTTGCTATTACAATAATAAGGGCGAAGAAATAACCTATTATTTTATTAGCGAAAACAGCTTTGTTTCTGACCAACAAAAATTTGATGCACAGGCAGCAGCGACTGATTACATCCAAGCTGTGACCGATTGTAAAATGCTGGTGTTTTCTAAAAAAGATTGGGACGAAATTTTAAATACAATTCTGGATTGGGATAAGATTTCTGCTAAAATAACACACAAATGTTTAACCGAAGCTATGGACAGAAGAAGTCCGTTGGTTTCGGAAGATGGAACTACCCGTTACTTGTCATTCCTCGAAAAATATCCAATGCTGATTAATCGTATTCCGCTTTCATTGGTCGCTTCGTACTTGGGCGTTACCCAACAGTCGTTGAGCAGAATTAGAAAAAACATCCGCTAA
- a CDS encoding AraC family transcriptional regulator: MDYQVNYINPELKLSCYEGKLFKTEAAFQDHLLVWLISGETKIIQADESFVFGAGSTFLIPRNQLATIINYPKDELPHKAVAMHLSTKRLRDFFDNQSVKPEIETEKIIHFHPHPLLESCLNSLIPYFEIQNDFPENIASLKINEAINILRTIDPKIDAVLNNFEEPGKIDLKTFMEKNFMFNMSLEKFGYLTGRSLTTFKRDFIEAFHMTPQRWLTKKRLEMAHYELTEKNKNPVDFYHEIGFENLSHFSFAFKKQYGLSPRELIGQNSYFEK, from the coding sequence ATGGATTATCAAGTCAATTATATCAATCCGGAACTTAAACTTTCCTGTTACGAAGGAAAGTTGTTCAAAACGGAAGCAGCATTTCAAGATCATTTACTGGTCTGGTTGATTTCAGGTGAAACCAAAATTATTCAGGCAGATGAAAGTTTTGTTTTCGGTGCAGGCAGTACTTTTTTGATTCCGAGAAACCAATTGGCAACCATCATCAATTATCCCAAAGATGAATTGCCACACAAAGCAGTTGCGATGCACCTTTCGACAAAGAGATTAAGAGATTTTTTTGACAATCAATCTGTCAAGCCGGAAATTGAAACCGAAAAAATCATTCATTTTCACCCACATCCTTTACTGGAAAGCTGTCTAAATTCGCTAATTCCTTATTTCGAAATACAAAATGATTTCCCTGAAAATATTGCCTCGTTAAAAATCAATGAGGCAATCAATATTTTGCGAACCATTGACCCGAAAATCGATGCAGTTCTGAACAATTTTGAAGAACCAGGAAAAATTGACCTGAAAACTTTTATGGAAAAAAACTTCATGTTCAATATGTCGTTGGAAAAATTTGGATACCTGACTGGTCGTAGTCTGACCACTTTCAAACGGGATTTTATTGAAGCATTCCATATGACACCACAGCGATGGCTTACCAAAAAGCGCCTGGAAATGGCACATTATGAATTGACTGAGAAAAATAAAAACCCTGTTGATTTTTATCATGAAATCGGATTCGAAAATCTTTCCCATTTTTCATTTGCTTTCAAAAAACAATATGGCTTGTCGCCAAGAGAATTAATTGGACAAAATTCATATTTTGAAAAATAA
- a CDS encoding AraC family transcriptional regulator: MKKDKYIPYHYNSLTELHRMLGLPKPLHPLISFFDNTNKKIDYSNIADLRTSAFYKISYKSNLIGQLKYGQHYYDFDEGGLFFVSPNQVTANSDNNGDQSGYTLLIHPDFLLSYPLANKIKQYGFFGYSADEALHLSDKEKDTIISIFKNIDEELQSRIDDFSQDVMISQIETLLNYSNRFYKRQFITRKQVNNDLLQKMEKILDELFKDKNLAIQGIPTVQYLSESLRLSPSYLSDMLRSLTGQNAQQHIQNKIIEKAKEKLSTSDLSISEIAYELGFEYSQSFSRLFKAKTSQSPLEFRANFN, translated from the coding sequence ATGAAAAAGGACAAATATATTCCTTACCATTACAATTCACTTACAGAATTGCATCGGATGCTTGGGTTACCTAAACCCTTGCACCCGTTGATTAGTTTTTTTGATAATACCAATAAAAAGATAGATTACAGCAACATCGCAGACCTGCGGACTTCAGCATTTTACAAGATCTCTTATAAGTCAAATCTTATAGGGCAGTTAAAATACGGGCAACATTATTATGACTTTGATGAAGGCGGATTGTTTTTTGTATCGCCCAATCAGGTTACTGCAAATAGCGACAACAACGGCGACCAATCTGGTTATACTTTATTAATTCATCCCGATTTTTTATTATCCTATCCTTTGGCAAATAAGATAAAGCAATATGGCTTTTTCGGCTATTCTGCCGATGAAGCATTGCATCTTTCAGATAAAGAAAAAGACACCATTATTTCTATTTTCAAAAATATTGATGAAGAATTGCAAAGCAGAATTGATGATTTTAGTCAAGATGTAATGATCTCACAAATAGAAACTTTACTCAATTACAGCAATCGATTTTACAAGAGACAATTTATAACCCGAAAACAAGTAAATAACGACCTTTTACAAAAAATGGAGAAAATTTTGGATGAACTATTTAAAGATAAAAATCTGGCAATCCAAGGTATTCCTACAGTCCAGTATCTTTCCGAAAGCCTCCGTCTTTCGCCAAGCTATTTGAGTGATATGTTACGTTCTTTAACAGGGCAAAATGCACAGCAACACATTCAAAACAAGATTATTGAAAAAGCAAAAGAAAAATTATCTACTTCTGATTTATCCATTTCAGAAATAGCTTATGAATTAGGTTTTGAATATTCGCAATCTTTCAGTCGCTTATTTAAAGCCAAAACCAGTCAAAGCCCGCTGGAGTTTAGGGCAAATTTCAATTAG
- a CDS encoding SDR family NAD(P)-dependent oxidoreductase, which produces MKQYNDQGHLQKPINSGFNAKSTTDEVIKGINLEGKIAIVTGGNTGIGLETVKTLSKAGATVIVPARNLEKAKRNLAGIAHVELEELDLANPDSVDAFAEKFLVSGRPLHLLINNAGIMWVPLRRDYRGFESQLAINYLAHFQLTARLWSALKKANGARVVNVSSGGHQFSDFNFEDPNFIHREYETLLGYGQSKTAVNLFSLELDNRAKKYNVRSYALCPGAVGETELSRDAPADLFQKLGYSDAEGNILPEVAASLKTIPQGAATTVWCATSPLLNDVGGVYCENVEIANLNSDVSIIGGIKAYSMDEKNAKRLWNLSEEMTGISFELS; this is translated from the coding sequence ATGAAACAATACAATGATCAAGGTCATTTGCAAAAGCCCATTAATTCTGGGTTTAATGCAAAATCAACAACAGATGAAGTTATTAAGGGTATTAATCTCGAAGGAAAAATCGCTATCGTTACCGGAGGAAATACGGGAATTGGCTTGGAAACAGTTAAAACTTTATCCAAAGCAGGAGCAACCGTAATCGTTCCGGCTCGCAACCTCGAAAAAGCAAAAAGAAATCTTGCCGGAATTGCTCATGTGGAATTGGAAGAGCTGGATTTAGCCAATCCTGATTCTGTTGATGCTTTTGCCGAAAAATTTCTAGTTTCAGGACGTCCGCTTCATTTGCTCATCAACAATGCGGGCATCATGTGGGTTCCGTTACGCAGAGATTATCGTGGTTTCGAATCGCAATTGGCAATCAATTATTTAGCACATTTTCAACTCACAGCAAGATTGTGGTCTGCATTGAAAAAAGCTAACGGCGCAAGGGTTGTAAATGTTTCTTCCGGCGGACATCAGTTTTCTGATTTCAATTTTGAAGATCCGAATTTTATCCATCGTGAATATGAAACATTACTGGGCTATGGACAATCTAAAACCGCTGTCAATCTTTTTTCGCTCGAGCTTGACAATCGTGCAAAAAAGTACAATGTGAGAAGCTATGCTTTATGCCCCGGAGCTGTAGGAGAAACGGAATTATCAAGAGATGCACCTGCAGATTTGTTTCAAAAATTGGGTTATAGCGATGCAGAAGGAAACATTTTACCGGAAGTTGCCGCTTCCCTGAAAACCATTCCCCAAGGAGCAGCAACTACGGTTTGGTGCGCCACAAGTCCATTGCTTAATGATGTAGGAGGTGTTTATTGTGAAAACGTTGAAATAGCAAATCTTAATTCAGATGTATCGATTATAGGCGGAATTAAAGCTTATTCAATGGATGAAAAAAATGCAAAACGCTTATGGAATTTGAGTGAAGAAATGACAGGCATTTCATTTGAACTGAGTTGA
- a CDS encoding AraC family transcriptional regulator, whose protein sequence is MEKPIRIKTISELHKLMGLPKPHHPLIELIDLSKQKKDTGIFAVLFDLYVITLKRGCDKLFYGQQQYDFDEGVMAFLSPGQILRGESDNIPENIDGWMLFIHPDFLWNTSLAKKIKQYDFFGYTINEALFLSDKEETMINGIVENIKNEYQTNIDQFSQDIIISHLETLLNYSERFYQRQFITRKKTNHQILDRLEVLLSDYFNSDDLVSKGLPTVQYISDHLNVSPTYLRSLLKTLTGLNTQQHIHEKLIEKAKEKLSTTDLTVSEIAYELGFEHMQSFSKLFKEKTNQTPLGFRAGFN, encoded by the coding sequence ATGGAAAAGCCAATCCGAATAAAAACCATTTCTGAGTTGCACAAATTAATGGGTTTGCCTAAACCGCATCATCCATTGATTGAACTCATTGATCTATCTAAACAAAAAAAGGATACGGGAATTTTTGCTGTACTATTTGATTTGTACGTGATTACTTTAAAAAGAGGTTGTGACAAATTGTTTTACGGACAGCAACAATATGATTTTGATGAGGGCGTAATGGCATTTTTATCGCCTGGACAAATTTTACGCGGAGAAAGTGATAACATTCCGGAAAATATAGACGGCTGGATGTTGTTTATCCATCCCGATTTTTTATGGAATACTTCTTTGGCTAAAAAAATAAAACAATACGATTTTTTTGGCTACACCATCAATGAGGCCTTGTTTTTATCGGATAAGGAAGAAACAATGATAAATGGGATTGTTGAAAACATCAAAAACGAATATCAAACAAACATAGACCAATTTAGCCAAGACATCATCATTTCACATCTAGAAACATTATTGAATTATTCGGAACGGTTTTACCAGCGACAATTCATTACCCGTAAAAAAACGAACCATCAAATCCTCGACCGGTTGGAAGTATTACTTTCAGATTATTTCAACAGTGATGATTTGGTTTCAAAGGGATTGCCAACTGTTCAATACATTTCGGATCACTTAAATGTGTCGCCAACCTATCTGCGTAGTTTACTCAAAACATTGACAGGCTTGAATACGCAACAGCACATTCACGAAAAACTGATTGAAAAAGCAAAGGAAAAATTATCAACAACGGATTTAACGGTAAGTGAAATTGCTTATGAATTAGGTTTTGAGCATATGCAATCATTCAGCAAATTGTTTAAAGAAAAGACCAATCAAACTCCGTTGGGGTTTAGGGCTGGTTTCAATTAG
- a CDS encoding AraC family transcriptional regulator, with the protein MQVIHSLSEFHRLLSIPPPLHPLVSVVQVSELHAVVSDVWKKFSTDFYTISLKKNIQSKIKYGQHYYDFDSGTMTFIAPKQVQSIEAESTNEFNETSGSGYVLMFHPDFLAKHPLAGNIKNYNFFSYSLNEALHLSEKEENNVIAILKKIEEEYQHIDQHTQAVILSQIDLLLNYSNRFYGRQFITRKAVNDSLLIKVEHFIADYFNSEKPLQQGILTVEYLAGQLNLSANYLSDALRSLTRQSAQQHIHEKLIAKAKEYLTTSTLTVSEIAFSLGFERPQSFNKLFKNKTEMSPLEFRQAFN; encoded by the coding sequence ATGCAAGTCATTCACTCGCTTTCAGAGTTTCATCGTTTGTTATCTATACCGCCGCCATTGCATCCTTTGGTAAGCGTTGTTCAGGTATCGGAGTTACACGCCGTAGTTTCTGATGTTTGGAAAAAATTCAGTACAGATTTTTATACCATTTCGCTGAAGAAAAACATCCAATCTAAAATAAAATATGGTCAGCATTATTATGATTTTGACAGTGGCACAATGACTTTTATCGCCCCAAAACAAGTTCAGTCCATCGAAGCAGAAAGTACAAACGAATTTAACGAAACTTCCGGAAGCGGTTATGTACTCATGTTTCATCCCGATTTTTTGGCAAAGCATCCATTAGCTGGTAACATTAAAAATTACAATTTCTTTTCTTATTCTTTAAACGAAGCATTGCATCTTTCTGAAAAAGAAGAAAATAATGTAATCGCCATTTTAAAAAAAATTGAAGAAGAATACCAACATATTGACCAGCATACGCAAGCTGTTATTTTGTCGCAGATCGATTTGTTACTAAATTACAGCAACCGTTTTTACGGCAGACAATTTATTACCCGAAAAGCAGTAAATGACAGCTTGCTTATAAAAGTTGAGCATTTTATTGCAGACTATTTCAATAGTGAAAAACCTTTACAGCAAGGTATTTTAACGGTAGAATATTTAGCAGGTCAACTCAATTTGTCTGCAAATTATTTAAGTGATGCCCTACGTTCCCTCACCAGACAAAGTGCACAACAGCACATACACGAAAAATTGATTGCAAAAGCAAAAGAGTATCTTACCACATCAACTTTAACCGTTTCTGAAATTGCCTTTAGTTTAGGATTTGAACGTCCTCAATCTTTCAATAAACTATTCAAAAATAAAACTGAAATGTCACCGCTGGAATTCCGCCAGGCGTTTAATTAG
- a CDS encoding SDR family oxidoreductase, whose product MKKALITGANKGIGLEVAKQLLQKGYYVYLGSRDLKNGREAVEKLKNEGLENVELLEIDVTSQQSVNNARIELGKKTQVLDVLINNAGINGIEFKDGKPIMHTAKETDVDVYKKVYEVNVYGVIRVTQAFLDLLRNSSAPRIVNVSSSQGSLTLHSDPNFIHYNFKGSVYQSSKSALNMYTVVLAYELKDLPFKINAVSPGSTKTDFNHNLGQGSVVDAGKRIVKYAIIGEDGPTGKFFSEDMNTVTGEIPW is encoded by the coding sequence ATGAAAAAAGCATTAATTACGGGAGCGAACAAAGGCATTGGTTTGGAGGTAGCAAAACAATTGTTACAAAAAGGATACTATGTTTATCTGGGTAGCAGAGATTTAAAAAATGGTAGAGAAGCCGTCGAAAAATTAAAAAATGAAGGGCTCGAAAATGTTGAATTGTTAGAAATAGATGTTACTAGTCAGCAGTCGGTAAACAATGCCCGCATAGAATTGGGCAAGAAAACACAGGTACTGGATGTACTGATCAACAATGCCGGTATTAATGGAATAGAATTTAAAGATGGCAAACCAATAATGCACACTGCAAAAGAGACAGATGTAGATGTTTACAAGAAAGTCTATGAGGTAAATGTGTATGGCGTGATAAGAGTTACACAGGCTTTTTTAGATTTATTGCGAAATTCATCAGCACCCAGAATTGTCAATGTAAGTTCAAGCCAGGGCTCGCTCACTTTACACAGCGATCCAAATTTTATTCATTACAACTTTAAAGGTTCGGTATATCAATCTTCAAAATCAGCCCTAAATATGTACACCGTTGTTTTAGCGTATGAGCTGAAGGACTTGCCCTTTAAAATAAATGCTGTTAGCCCAGGTTCTACAAAGACAGATTTTAACCATAATTTGGGGCAAGGTTCTGTTGTAGATGCCGGCAAACGAATTGTAAAATATGCCATCATTGGCGAAGACGGGCCGACAGGTAAATTTTTCTCGGAAGATATGAATACGGTTACCGGCGAAATTCCGTGGTAG
- a CDS encoding zinc-binding alcohol dehydrogenase family protein: MKAAVLYRAGEPENLRLEEREISSPKENQILIKIKAFGLNRSEIMTRKGYSESVQFPRILGIECVGEIVEDPSNEFQKGQKVTAFMGGMGRDFDGSYAEYAVLPKSIISSFESDLSWGILGALPEMFQTVYGSLHSALMIKKGETILIRGGTSSIGLLAAELAKSEGLKVISTTRDITKTNLLIENGADEVLIDDGNLSQQISIQNLKIDKILELVGASTLKDSLASVVRGGIVCMTGMLSEQWSIKDFAPMDYIPAATFVTVYDSGQMRVEGKYFQDFIDEIENGNIHPKIKKVFSLEKIAEAHTFMESNYGGGKIVVVL; the protein is encoded by the coding sequence ATGAAAGCAGCTGTTTTATACCGTGCCGGCGAACCAGAGAATTTGCGTCTGGAAGAAAGAGAAATTTCGTCTCCGAAAGAAAATCAGATTTTGATTAAAATCAAAGCTTTTGGATTGAACCGTTCAGAAATAATGACGAGAAAAGGCTATTCCGAAAGTGTTCAGTTTCCGAGGATTTTAGGAATTGAGTGCGTAGGCGAAATTGTTGAAGACCCTTCAAATGAATTCCAAAAAGGTCAAAAAGTGACTGCTTTTATGGGCGGAATGGGGCGTGACTTTGATGGCAGTTATGCAGAGTATGCAGTTTTACCTAAATCAATTATCAGTTCTTTTGAAAGTGATTTATCTTGGGGAATTCTTGGTGCTCTGCCGGAAATGTTCCAGACGGTTTACGGTTCATTACATTCAGCGCTTATGATTAAAAAAGGTGAAACCATTCTTATCCGTGGTGGAACTTCTTCCATTGGTCTTTTAGCGGCAGAACTGGCAAAATCTGAAGGTCTGAAAGTCATTAGTACAACCAGAGACATCACCAAAACAAATTTATTGATTGAAAATGGAGCCGATGAAGTATTGATTGACGATGGAAATCTTTCACAACAAATTTCGATTCAAAACTTAAAAATTGATAAGATTCTAGAGTTGGTGGGAGCATCCACTTTAAAAGATTCATTAGCATCGGTTGTTCGGGGTGGAATCGTTTGTATGACCGGAATGCTTTCTGAGCAATGGTCAATCAAAGATTTTGCGCCGATGGATTATATTCCGGCTGCAACTTTTGTCACCGTTTACGATAGCGGGCAGATGCGGGTGGAAGGAAAATATTTTCAGGATTTTATTGATGAAATCGAAAATGGGAATATTCATCCGAAAATAAAAAAGGTTTTCAGTCTGGAAAAAATTGCAGAAGCCCACACTTTTATGGAATCCAATTACGGCGGCGGCAAGATAGTTGTAGTTCTCTAA
- a CDS encoding SDR family oxidoreductase, which produces MENNIKNWTAANIPQRKDGLAVITGSTEGIGYEDALALSSAGWRVIVMGRNAQKGADTIAKIQQINPKGKVSFEKIDLANLSSIKSFASRMIERGEAIDLLINNAGVMTPPNRLETADGFELQFGTNHIGHFALTAQLLPLLHKAQDARVVTVSSIANRDGQINFDDLQSTASYVPGKAYSQAKIANLMFALELQRQSEKHGWGITSIASHPGVSRTNLLLNGAGKWSTPGIMRRFFPFLFQPQSQGALPTLFAATSPEAQGGLYYGPNKMSEIRGFPSIAKIPEQANDLEVAQRLWEVSQKLAKVEF; this is translated from the coding sequence ATGGAAAACAATATTAAAAATTGGACAGCTGCAAATATTCCTCAAAGAAAAGACGGTTTAGCTGTAATCACAGGTAGTACGGAAGGTATTGGTTACGAAGATGCTTTGGCATTATCTTCTGCAGGTTGGAGGGTGATTGTAATGGGACGAAACGCTCAAAAAGGAGCTGATACAATTGCTAAAATCCAACAAATTAATCCGAAGGGAAAAGTGAGTTTTGAAAAAATAGACCTTGCCAACTTATCTTCCATCAAATCCTTTGCTTCGAGAATGATTGAAAGAGGCGAAGCCATTGACTTATTGATAAACAATGCTGGCGTAATGACACCACCAAATAGGCTGGAAACTGCCGATGGTTTTGAGTTACAATTCGGAACCAATCATATTGGTCATTTTGCATTGACAGCCCAATTGCTTCCATTGCTTCATAAAGCACAAGATGCTCGTGTGGTTACGGTTTCAAGCATAGCCAATCGTGATGGCCAAATTAATTTTGATGACCTACAGTCAACAGCTTCGTATGTTCCGGGGAAAGCATACAGTCAGGCAAAAATTGCGAACTTAATGTTTGCTTTAGAACTTCAGCGACAAAGTGAAAAGCACGGTTGGGGCATTACAAGTATTGCTTCTCATCCGGGTGTTTCCCGAACCAATCTATTGCTAAATGGTGCCGGAAAATGGAGTACTCCGGGAATTATGCGAAGATTTTTTCCGTTTTTATTTCAGCCACAGTCACAAGGAGCATTACCCACTTTATTTGCAGCCACGTCGCCGGAGGCTCAAGGCGGATTATATTACGGACCTAACAAAATGAGTGAAATCCGTGGCTTTCCATCTATCGCAAAAATCCCTGAACAAGCAAATGATTTAGAAGTTGCTCAAAGATTATGGGAAGTATCGCAAAAGTTAGCAAAGGTTGAGTTTTAG
- a CDS encoding DUF4440 domain-containing protein — translation MNHNKNKVKEKILNFESALNLGNIEDVLSFYSDEAIFMPDGNKTLKKSQIGKSGAEFLIESNFKIQFENVKIAIDENYAFVDAIAQTSQNDKEISSKLERTSRDFFVLRKEEGDWKIFRYIFNNNVITSKL, via the coding sequence ATGAATCATAACAAGAACAAAGTAAAAGAGAAAATTTTGAATTTCGAATCAGCCCTTAATTTGGGAAATATTGAAGATGTTTTGTCATTTTATTCCGATGAAGCCATCTTTATGCCTGACGGAAACAAAACATTAAAGAAAAGTCAGATTGGAAAATCAGGAGCAGAATTTCTTATTGAGAGCAATTTTAAGATCCAGTTTGAAAATGTGAAAATTGCCATTGATGAAAACTATGCATTTGTAGATGCGATTGCACAAACATCACAGAATGATAAAGAAATCTCATCGAAATTGGAAAGAACAAGCAGAGATTTTTTTGTATTACGAAAAGAAGAAGGCGATTGGAAAATTTTCAGGTACATTTTCAATAATAATGTAATAACCTCGAAATTGTAA
- a CDS encoding SDR family oxidoreductase has translation MSKKIVLITGTNSGFGWLTAKSVAALGHQVYATMRDTNGKNSDKAKALSEVENITVLDVALTDENSVQNAIDTIIAKEGAIDVLVNNAGFSRNGVAESFTTADVQEIFDINVIAPWRLMKLVLPFMRKQSEGLIINITSGFGTVSFPFATMYSASKFGLEGISEGLHYEVRPLGIDVAILQPGAFPTEMSQKFNPGSDASVNDAYQAIADYPNKMGAAIGKAFETLNPNPQDVADAVVNLISLPKGQRPIRTNVDPFTGQYIKAANDAVQAEYDKTLTAFGMGDLLK, from the coding sequence ATGAGCAAAAAAATAGTATTAATTACAGGAACAAATAGCGGATTTGGATGGCTTACCGCAAAAAGTGTTGCAGCCTTGGGACACCAGGTTTACGCAACAATGAGAGATACAAACGGTAAAAATTCAGATAAAGCAAAAGCTCTATCAGAGGTAGAAAACATCACAGTTTTGGATGTTGCACTTACTGACGAAAATAGTGTGCAGAACGCCATAGATACCATCATCGCAAAAGAAGGAGCAATAGATGTTTTGGTAAACAATGCGGGATTTAGCAGAAACGGTGTTGCCGAAAGTTTTACAACTGCCGATGTGCAGGAAATATTTGATATCAATGTCATTGCGCCCTGGCGACTGATGAAATTGGTGTTGCCATTTATGCGTAAACAATCCGAAGGTCTGATCATCAACATCACCAGCGGATTTGGTACCGTTTCATTTCCTTTTGCCACAATGTACAGTGCTTCGAAATTTGGTTTGGAAGGTATCAGCGAAGGTTTGCATTACGAAGTAAGACCATTGGGTATTGACGTTGCCATCCTGCAGCCAGGTGCTTTTCCGACAGAGATGTCACAAAAATTCAACCCTGGTTCTGATGCTTCGGTTAACGATGCTTATCAAGCTATAGCAGATTATCCTAATAAAATGGGTGCTGCTATTGGTAAGGCATTCGAAACTTTAAATCCTAATCCACAAGATGTTGCAGACGCTGTGGTCAATTTAATCAGCTTACCCAAAGGTCAGCGCCCGATAAGAACCAATGTTGACCCTTTCACAGGACAATACATCAAAGCTGCAAATGATGCCGTACAAGCTGAATATGATAAAACGTTAACGGCTTTTGGAATGGGAGATTTGTTGAAGTAA